The genomic window GTTCATAAGAGCGTTCATAAAAAGTTTAAgcaatatataataaatacatttacgCGACACATTGTTTGATTCGCACAAACGCGTTATAGCAATGCATATAAATAGaacaaaatattgaaagtTGCTGATAGAATACTCTAAATAGTGCCATTATCCTGACCGCAGCTAGTGATCTTGGACTACTTACAGATGCAGCCCACAATGCGGGCATCGAAGGCCGATGGAATAAGGTTGGGGTTCTCCTTGGTGCCGGCGCCCCGCTTGAAGACCTTCATGTCGAAGGGATTATCGTTGCCGGCGGCCTTGAGCAGCAGCTCGCGCTTCTCGATACCAGTGGCGTGCTCCAAAGGATCGTTCATCACTGCAATGCGGAGAAGTGGGAAACGCAATTAGGAATTAGCTCATAAATTGATAAGCGACTGGGCCACTGGTTACATAAACAGCAGACGCCCCAAATCCGGAGGCTCTGTCACAAGTAGCGGTCTTCGGAGGTTAATCCCGGCCAGCTTCTGTCGAGGTGCTAACTCCGCACTGAAGTGTCACCGCTCCCCCTCTCCGTCCACAAGTCGCACATTTCCCAGCGCATAGTTATTACATAACCTCGCACTTTCCATAGACACTTTTCTGTGGGTCCAAGCCTGCAGCTTTCCAGGAGTGTGGAGCACAGTGCCTTGGTGTTCTATCACCAGCACGCCAATATTATGCAATTCCAGAGCAGAACCTCCGCCAAGTCGACGAACGTGACCGAAAAGCAGCTGGCAGTGGGATTTCCCCCCTGCTTTTCACCACTTACTTTTGCAGAAGCGCACGGGCGTGTAGGCAACATTCTGGCGTGCGGCAGCACGGAGCGCCATGCGTCCACAGATCTGTGCCATTGTTCGTTTTGCGAAAATTTCGGTCGGTCTTAAGTGATGAACACCAAAAATTCTTTCGTAATTTTTCACACAACTAGATCCAGTGTGACCGCGGGaaagtaagaaaaaaatacCGCAGGCgctagaaaatatttaataaatttgtgaTTAAACTAATTATAGggctataaaaaaaaacattttatgggatttacatatatttaacaCAATTAATGTAAAGTCTGCCTTAAACAGGTGGGTGCTTAGGACAATAAATAACTAATAATTTCcgtatatacttatataccaactttttaaaaatattttacaacgGTCACTCTGCAGTGTTCAACAATTACGCACTCCTAAGTGTTTCAAAACACCGGCAAAGCACTGTTATCGGATCCGCGAGAGGGCGCCACCGCGTTGCCGGGCAACCatatgtaaaaacaaaaaattgttttgataatttttaagttaaataGAAACTGCATAAATCATGTCCAGCAAGCCGGTTATCTGTTTTGATATATCAAAAAATGAACGCTTCCAAATATCGGACAACTATAAAATGTTGCACCGCAAGCTAAAGGTTCATTGGAATGTGGAACAGTCAGTATCCCAAAAATTATACGTGGTCAATAAACATACTTATAATAAGTgaaaaaacaaagttttttaacaattaaatCAATCAGCTTATACTTATTtcctaaatatattttatttttaaaatcaagcAGCTTATACTTATTATAATACTTCTATTTTATCTTTAAAACCGAATTTTTAATCTTTATATTGAATTAGTTTTAGCGATACACCAAAACACTCGAATAAactatcaatatatattttaatattttaacagAAATGATGCGGAACTCAGGAAGGAGCGTTTGGCTCGGGTAAAGATTTTCGTTCTCGCCGGACCACAGGATCGATTCACGGAGGACGAATTCGAGGTATTGAAGCATTACGTGGAGGTGCAAGGAGGCAGTCTGGTGGTGTTCCTGGGTGAAGGTGGGGAGCCGGAGTTCAATACAAACGTAAACTTCTTCCTGGAGCAGTATGGGATCTACATCAACGGCGACACTGTGGTGCGACCGCACTACTACAAGAATTTCCATCCCAAGGAGTGTATCGTGGGTGGCGGCGTTGTCTGCGAGTCCATGTGGCGACATCTCCTCAAGCTGGACATCGAGAAGGTGGACTACGATTTCAGTGACGAGAAGTACAAGATACACTTTCAATACCCCTATGGAGCCACGCTGAATGTATCTGAGCCTGCGAATGTCCTGCTTACCACGGGCCCAGTTGTCTATCCCTTCAATCGTCCCCTAGCCGGCTACTTTACAAACGGGAAAGGTGGAAAAATCCTGGCGGTGGGATCTGGATACATTTGGCATGATAAGTATCTGCAGGACAAGACCAACGATGCCATGTTTGAGTACCTGATAAAGCTGCTCGGAGCAGATGAGATTACCTACACCCACTTGGACTTCAATGATGTGGAGGTAGGTGAATTACCAATATCAAGTGTTCCCTATAACTAATTACATCATGTTCCAAAGCTGAGCGACAACAAGTACTTCACCGATATTGGGTTCCTGGCCGATATGCCCAAGGCCTGCCTGATTGACTCGATTGGCACCGACATGCCCACGGACTTCAAGCAGATGTTCGACATGAGGCTCTGCAGGCTGAGCAACCGCCTGCTCAAGGACGTCATGGATACCTACGAGCAACTGCACGTCAAGTACGAGCCGCTGAAGATCATCAAGCCGCAGTTCGAGATTCCGCTGCCCAACGTCCAGTTGGCCACCTTTCCGCCCATCTTCAGCGAGCCTTCGGCTCCACCGCTGGAGCTATACGATCTCGACGAGACCTTCAGCGGAGCTCGTTCCCAGCTGGCGCACATGACCGGCCAGGTGCTGCAGGCGCTGCAGTCCAAGGAGCCACAGAGAAGGGCTCTCAACCAGCGGGAGCTGGAGAACTACATAAAGGAGTGCGCCAGGATAACGGCTATTGTGGACGACCGCCAGGATATGGCCGCCCGCGAGATACTCAACATCGTGGCGCGCCAAATTGTCAGCTACAGACCTTACGCGGAGGATTAGAACGCTCCGATTACTACATTCCTTGCAACTTTTTCGGCAAAGTTTGGCCATCAGCAAAATTCGAATTatgtgaatatatataatttaaaattgaaaatctaGTCTGTGTTATGTAAACATGTTGGCGACTCGAATTCAAACATGGCCGGCAAGCCAGCAAAATAATGCTCCTCCGTTCTCCGCAGGGCTCCCGAGTTGAATTACACCGAAGGCAATTTTTGGAGTGCGGGAAACACAAGACCTGTGGGAAGTAAAGCTATATAGCTGCACTTATGCGCGGCTCTGCCATCGTTTAGTACGAAAATTGGTTATTTAacacaattaattatttttattaatatttcccCGTACGCCAAGGGGCGCCACCTCAGCACGCAGATCTCCCAAGGGAATTTCCGAGGagcagttttgtttttaggtGTCAACAATTTGTTTCCGTTTTTCCGGAGGGGCGACTCCTCCCTCCCTGCTAATTGGGATGCGGATCAGGGTGCGGGAAGATCTAGTGTGTGAGAAACCACCAGTTAATGCTTGTCACAACAAATAGTGTCATCAATCTGGGCTCCCAAGGGGGATGTAATTCCAGGGAGTGGAGtcctttaaaaaatacttCTGCACAACTGGCGGTTGTAAattttttagattttcttcTAGAGATAAAATGTTTCCCTGGAGTATGTGGATACTTAGGATGTGTTTGTGAATGGAAGTTTTACCTAAAAACTGTTGCTGACATCAACGAAATATGCATTTACTAAATAAGTCTCTAAGAAGTAAATTTTAACTAAgaattaaactttaattttaaaaggcATATTGTTTTATccaataaattaaacaatgttATGGATTATTTTCCGAATGTTGCTACTTTAAAGCCATTCCACCCCAAATCCCCCCGTCGAAGGGCCCAGAGTGGTGGTGGTGACCCCGACCCCGAGCGCCGGACAACGGCTGCTCAATCAATCAATATTGAAGGTTCCCACACCGCAGGCGGGGCAGTGGAACTCCATGGGTTCCCCGATCCCTcgcttgtgtgtgttggccattttgtttgctatttCTGTTTGGCTTTTTCTTGGGCTGACCGCTAAATATAACGTTGGACGGCTGAGTCGCGGAGGTGCAATAATCTGTTAGGGGAAAAGAGGTTGGGATGAAATCGGATACCGGCCAAGTAGGAAGTTACCTTGAGTGCATTTCTATATATCTGTATCGACAGTGACAATGCCCGCCCAAGTCCAAGTTGCAGTTCATTCATGGTTTCAGtcgtttggttttttctttctctttcgTGTTTAGTGCAAACAGGTTCACAGGCTCACGGAGCACAGAAGCCGCACAAGTTTTTCCCGGCtgctcatcctcatccacgTCCTCGTCCACCTTCCACTTTTCCTCAGCCATCTGGACAGCCAAGGCAGTTTCATTAAGCGAAGcgaaaaatgattttatttcgATTCTGTTTGCCGAACGAATCCAGCTGTATTTGCCGCACTTCCGTTCGCCCAAAAGCAAGCGCAAATATTCGAAAAAGTCCTGACTCCTCAAGTGCTGCGTTTGTTTTCccattcgcatccgcatcccttttttttccagctGCGATTTTCTCGCACACAAATCGGACTTTATAAATTAGTTACCTTCCCGAACTGTGCAGCATTTGTCACCTGTATGAATCTCTGGCATGGTTGGTGGGGAAATTCCGGGAAAACCCTCATGGAGCATGCCGTGATCGTGATGCGGGTCGTGGCGACAtcgctttaattaaattacagcCACCAAAACGTGCGACACTATaatcatttttattcattGTCAAAAATGGGCAATCATAAAAAACAACACGTCTGCATCGCAGCTGGGGCAAAGGTGGAGTTCTGTGCTCATCTGTGGTGTGGGTTAATCCCACGAAATGTATGAGGGGGAAGCTGTCCAGACACATCCACCAACATAAACAGACACTCGGTCACACGAGGCGAATGTAACAATCAATTAACAGGCCAGATAGGCTCAGATCGGAGATTCCAGTTAACCCTTGGGCAGCACCACACTTTGCCTCCCTTCAAGTGGTAACTTTTACAAGCTATATCTGGGTTAAGAGAAGTTAATAACTAATAACCATTCTAGGTATaatcataaagttttttttttgttatatttccTATACCATAGATTTTCAGTATAATCTCGGTATGAGTGACTGGGGCGATATCGAACCTTCTGACCCGCGCGAGGGTTAAAGCGCTCCGGCTGCCGGACCGTTGACCCAAGATTGGCTTGGCACGCTTCTTCGTCCGCTGGACTCTGTCCGTCTTTGTCTTTGTCTCCATGGATGTCGCCCCactgttcttgttgttgttgttgtttctgtcTGCTGGCTGCTccatgtggttgttgttgccgtcGCTGTGGGGCCCAATGTCAATGTCTATACGGCCATCATCGGAATAGAAAGCTTGTCTTTTATGTTGTGGCATTGTTATTAATCTATCATTAGGTCGCCGTTGTACAACAAGCTCTAATGATGCGTGTAAATGCTAAACAAATcacacactccacactccacCCAGAAAATACCAATCCAAATCGAATATCTTGCAGCGAAACGGGGTAAAAATGCTCAAAGCGCGTGTACaatttaaaaggaaataaaatcgGACTGCGCAGCTTTCGAAATTTTATGAGCTTGTTGTGCTTATTAGTCGCCCCACGAGAAATGGCGACAGGCCACAACATCAACAtcaccagcaacaacaccaccaccaaagcaacaacaccaaTAAGAACAACCAGAacggaaacaacaacaaccacaacacgCATTTCCACGGCTAATTTTTCACGCGCACTCCgactgcagctccagctccaactccatcCCTGGTCCATCCCAGCTCCATCCCTGCTCCAtcccagctccaactccatctccattccCGCTGCCAAAGTCGGCAACCGACAGCGACAGCTCCTGACCAGGCTATCACTACCCGCAGTTGCAGCAAGGGTATCATAGCTACTCCGCAGCCTTTGTGCTGGACTAGTCCTAACTCTGAATTAGCGTTAGTTGTACATTATTTAAAGTCTTCCAATTGAAAACTAATCTACATTTCAGGTGTTGCAAAAGCATAGAGTAAAAGAGGAAATGCATAATTGTAGCGAGATTCTGGcagcaaaattaaattatttttttggtttcacACTAATGACCAGTTTCACTGTTTTTCATATTGCTCATTATTCATATGGCTACCTATTTTCTTAACCCTATATGTGCCAATGATTAACTTTTCAGTACAACTTTTTCAGGACATGTAGTGCATCCAGCATTCGGTGAACTTCAATGAGCTGCTTTAGGTTCGTGGtgctttgtttttatactttttgccacgccagACACGCACGAGAAATTCCAAGAGATAAGGATCGTGTACGACAAGGTGTATTATGGACCCCCAATCCAGAGTC from Drosophila yakuba strain Tai18E2 chromosome 2L, Prin_Dyak_Tai18E2_2.1, whole genome shotgun sequence includes these protein-coding regions:
- the LOC6527073 gene encoding cytochrome c oxidase subunit 5B, mitochondrial; this encodes MAQICGRMALRAAARQNVAYTPVRFCKMMNDPLEHATGIEKRELLLKAAGNDNPFDMKVFKRGAGTKENPNLIPSAFDARIVGCICEEDQTYVQWMWLQKGNQKRCECGHWFKLVEKAAV
- the LOC6527074 gene encoding intraflagellar transport protein 52 homolog — encoded protein: MSSKPVICFDISKNERFQISDNYKMLHRKLKVHWNVEQNDAELRKERLARVKIFVLAGPQDRFTEDEFEVLKHYVEVQGGSLVVFLGEGGEPEFNTNVNFFLEQYGIYINGDTVVRPHYYKNFHPKECIVGGGVVCESMWRHLLKLDIEKVDYDFSDEKYKIHFQYPYGATLNVSEPANVLLTTGPVVYPFNRPLAGYFTNGKGGKILAVGSGYIWHDKYLQDKTNDAMFEYLIKLLGADEITYTHLDFNDVELSDNKYFTDIGFLADMPKACLIDSIGTDMPTDFKQMFDMRLCRLSNRLLKDVMDTYEQLHVKYEPLKIIKPQFEIPLPNVQLATFPPIFSEPSAPPLELYDLDETFSGARSQLAHMTGQVLQALQSKEPQRRALNQRELENYIKECARITAIVDDRQDMAAREILNIVARQIVSYRPYAED